The following coding sequences are from one Candidatus Methylomirabilota bacterium window:
- a CDS encoding molybdopterin-dependent oxidoreductase → QRTTENILPLVVPNEQLVPGVAAWFATVCRECPAGCGVLARNREGRVVKLEGNPDHPVNHGALCVRGQAALQGLYHPDRFDGPGTPDGRGGKRLGWEAALKQVSDRLAELRKAGQGRAVAVVTQLENGSLGALLDTWGRTLGARPRVTLEPFGYEAIREANRIVFGRSAIPYHAFEDAEVVLSFGADFLETWLSNVAHARGFGRMHTFRDGRAGTFIHVEPRQSLTASNADVWLRNAPGTEAMLALAVLRAMLEAGLGDHRFAPSVAKVDVARVAAQSGVSVEQIKHVAEVFGHARPGLAVGGGVAVSGSNATDALVAVNLLNAAAGNVGKTVRFGPDSAYGKVTPYAEVVELAKAMERGEIKLLLLGPGVNPAFTLPGGLKFADAIGKVGLVVSFAGLPDETTALAHLVLPDTHWLESWGDYSPREGVAGVIQPTMSPVRDARPMGDTLLALARAVLGTEEGKGPLPWPSFEEYVKSVWEPVVKGEWAAALQRGGVFKDVAAAPVTAKPVAVEGAPAKLEGDAGGFALLAYPSLRFYDGRGASRAWLQETPDTMTQAVWDAWVEVPAEAAGKLGIVTGDVVKVSSPYGAIELPAYVSPTLHGQAVAIPIGHRYSPYHVPRYVAAPRTPANPVALLSGAADAASGGPAYLAVRVTLAKTGARRPLAILQATHDQEGRAIAEHVDLRAAREQALRGRRASEEHISMYPEKPYPGYRWGLTIDVDACVGCQACVVACQAENNVAVVGKAQAAYGRGMHWIRIERWAEGRAEHPTNVFLPMLCQHCEIAPCEPVCPVFAAYRTDEGLNAQVYNRCVGTRYCGNNCPYHVRRFNWFQWEIPAPLEVQLNPDVTVRQLGVMEKCTMCLQRIIAGKDHARDEKRPVRDGDIVTACQQTCPTQAITFGNLKDEKSAVAKHVQSPRAYHVLAEIGTRPSVTYLKKVVRGHA, encoded by the coding sequence GCCAGCGGACGACCGAGAACATCCTGCCGCTGGTGGTGCCCAACGAGCAGCTCGTGCCCGGCGTCGCCGCGTGGTTCGCCACGGTGTGCCGCGAGTGTCCGGCGGGCTGCGGCGTGCTCGCGCGGAACCGTGAGGGGCGCGTGGTGAAGCTCGAGGGAAACCCCGACCATCCCGTGAACCACGGCGCGCTGTGCGTGCGCGGCCAGGCGGCGCTCCAGGGCCTCTACCATCCCGACCGCTTCGACGGGCCGGGCACGCCCGACGGACGCGGCGGGAAGCGCCTGGGCTGGGAGGCGGCGCTCAAGCAGGTGAGCGACAGGCTCGCCGAGCTCCGGAAGGCGGGGCAGGGGCGCGCGGTCGCCGTCGTCACGCAGCTCGAGAACGGCAGCCTCGGCGCGCTCCTCGACACGTGGGGCCGGACGCTCGGGGCCCGGCCGCGCGTGACACTCGAGCCCTTCGGCTACGAGGCGATCCGCGAGGCGAACCGGATCGTCTTCGGGCGGAGCGCGATCCCGTACCACGCGTTCGAGGACGCCGAGGTGGTGCTCTCGTTCGGCGCGGACTTCCTCGAGACGTGGCTGTCGAACGTGGCCCACGCGCGCGGCTTCGGGCGCATGCACACCTTCCGCGACGGCCGCGCCGGCACGTTCATCCACGTCGAGCCCCGGCAGTCCCTCACGGCCTCGAACGCCGACGTGTGGCTCAGGAACGCGCCGGGCACCGAGGCCATGCTGGCGCTCGCCGTGCTCAGGGCGATGCTCGAGGCGGGGCTCGGCGACCATCGCTTCGCTCCGTCCGTGGCGAAGGTCGACGTGGCGCGCGTCGCCGCCCAGAGCGGCGTGTCGGTCGAGCAGATCAAGCACGTCGCGGAGGTCTTCGGCCACGCCCGGCCCGGGCTCGCCGTCGGCGGCGGCGTCGCCGTGAGCGGGTCCAACGCCACGGACGCGCTGGTCGCGGTCAATCTCCTCAACGCGGCGGCCGGCAACGTCGGCAAGACGGTCCGCTTCGGTCCCGACTCCGCCTACGGCAAGGTGACGCCGTACGCGGAAGTGGTGGAGCTCGCGAAGGCGATGGAGCGCGGCGAGATCAAGCTCCTCCTGCTCGGGCCCGGGGTGAACCCGGCGTTCACGCTGCCCGGCGGCCTCAAGTTCGCCGACGCGATCGGGAAGGTCGGCCTCGTCGTGAGCTTCGCCGGCCTGCCCGACGAGACGACGGCGCTCGCCCACCTCGTCCTGCCGGACACGCACTGGCTCGAGTCGTGGGGCGACTACTCGCCCCGCGAGGGCGTCGCGGGCGTCATCCAACCGACCATGTCGCCCGTGCGCGATGCGAGGCCCATGGGCGACACGCTCCTGGCGCTCGCGCGCGCCGTCCTCGGCACGGAGGAGGGGAAGGGGCCCCTCCCGTGGCCGAGCTTCGAGGAGTACGTGAAGTCGGTCTGGGAGCCGGTCGTGAAGGGCGAGTGGGCGGCGGCGCTCCAGCGCGGCGGCGTCTTCAAGGACGTCGCGGCCGCGCCGGTCACGGCGAAGCCTGTCGCCGTCGAGGGCGCGCCGGCGAAGCTCGAGGGCGACGCGGGCGGGTTCGCGCTGCTCGCGTATCCCTCGCTCAGGTTCTACGACGGGCGCGGCGCGAGCCGGGCGTGGCTCCAGGAGACCCCGGACACGATGACGCAGGCCGTGTGGGACGCGTGGGTGGAGGTGCCGGCGGAGGCGGCCGGCAAGCTCGGCATCGTCACCGGCGACGTCGTGAAGGTGTCGTCGCCGTACGGCGCGATCGAGCTGCCCGCCTACGTCTCGCCGACGCTCCACGGCCAGGCGGTCGCGATCCCGATCGGCCACCGCTACTCGCCCTATCACGTGCCGCGCTACGTCGCGGCCCCGCGGACGCCGGCGAACCCGGTCGCGCTGCTCTCCGGGGCGGCCGACGCGGCCTCGGGCGGGCCGGCGTACCTCGCGGTCCGCGTGACGCTCGCGAAGACCGGCGCGCGCCGGCCGCTCGCCATCCTCCAGGCGACGCACGACCAGGAGGGTCGCGCGATCGCCGAGCACGTGGATCTGCGCGCGGCGCGCGAGCAGGCGCTCCGTGGCCGGCGCGCGAGCGAAGAGCACATCAGCATGTACCCCGAGAAGCCGTATCCGGGGTATCGCTGGGGCCTCACGATCGACGTGGACGCGTGCGTCGGCTGCCAGGCCTGCGTCGTCGCCTGCCAGGCCGAGAACAACGTCGCCGTCGTGGGCAAGGCGCAGGCCGCGTACGGACGGGGGATGCACTGGATCCGCATCGAGCGCTGGGCCGAGGGCAGGGCGGAGCACCCCACGAACGTCTTCCTGCCGATGCTCTGCCAGCATTGTGAGATCGCGCCGTGCGAGCCCGTCTGCCCCGTCTTCGCCGCGTATCGCACCGATGAGGGCCTGAACGCGCAGGTCTACAACCGCTGCGTGGGCACCCGCTACTGCGGCAACAACTGCCCGTATCACGTCCGCCGCTTCAACTGGTTCCAGTGGGAGATCCCGGCGCCGCTCGAGGTGCAGCTGAACCCCGACGTCACGGTGCGGCAGCTCGGCGTCATGGAAAAGTGCACGATGTGCCTCCAGCGGATCATCGCCGGCAAGGACCACGCGAGGGACGAGAAGCGGCCGGTGCGCGACGGCGACATCGTGACCGCCTGCCAGCAGACGTGCCCGACGCAGGCGATCACGTTCGGAAACCTCAAGGACGAGAAGAGCGCCGTGGCGAAGCACGTCCAGTCGCCCCGCGCCTACCACGTCCTCGCGGAGATCGGGACCCGGCCGTCGGTGACGTATCTCAAGAAGGTCGTGCGGGGGCACGCGTGA
- the nrfD gene encoding NrfD/PsrC family molybdoenzyme membrane anchor subunit, whose protein sequence is MSDGRAETPTFADVTRDVARTLEPPGNLYFGWMSFVALVLAAFIVAWTGQIWWGMGMAGKRVPQMWAMYITSFVFWIGIGHAGTLISAILYLFRARWRTPIYRAAEAMTIFAVMTAGLFPLIHAGRMWFAYFLLPYPNQRDLWPNFRSPLVWDVFAISTYLSISTVFFIVGLIPDVAALRDASTGWRRRIYGMLALGWEGADSQWRHYRRAYGLLAALATPLVLSVHSVVSWDFAMALVPGWHSTLFAPFFVDGAIFSGFAMVLILVLPMRHFFKLHAYIQEKHLDAMGKLILVTGLVLTYFYVCEIFTTIYSGDEIEKASLFWKVTKSYAWALWLMYFCNCVAPLILFWKKARTSPTILYVVSILVLIGMWFERFNIIVPSLGHDFYPYTWGIFYPSPTDTMIVIGSFAFFFFLFLGFIKLMPSLSIVEVKETIPLPMRDRSHAGHH, encoded by the coding sequence GTGAGCGACGGCCGCGCCGAGACGCCGACGTTCGCCGACGTCACCCGCGACGTCGCCCGCACGCTCGAGCCGCCGGGCAACCTCTACTTCGGCTGGATGTCCTTCGTGGCCCTGGTTCTCGCCGCGTTCATCGTCGCCTGGACGGGCCAGATCTGGTGGGGCATGGGCATGGCGGGCAAGCGCGTGCCCCAGATGTGGGCGATGTACATCACGAGCTTCGTGTTCTGGATCGGCATCGGCCACGCGGGCACGCTCATCTCGGCGATCCTCTACCTCTTCCGGGCGCGCTGGCGCACGCCCATCTACCGCGCGGCCGAGGCGATGACGATCTTCGCGGTGATGACGGCCGGGCTCTTTCCGCTGATCCACGCGGGCCGGATGTGGTTCGCGTATTTCCTGCTGCCGTATCCGAACCAGCGCGACCTCTGGCCGAACTTCCGCTCCCCGCTCGTCTGGGACGTGTTCGCGATCTCGACGTACCTCTCGATCTCGACCGTGTTCTTCATCGTCGGGCTCATCCCCGACGTCGCGGCACTCCGCGACGCGTCGACCGGCTGGCGGCGGCGCATCTACGGGATGCTCGCGCTCGGCTGGGAGGGCGCCGACTCGCAGTGGCGCCACTACCGGCGCGCCTACGGGCTGCTCGCCGCGCTCGCCACGCCGCTGGTGCTGTCGGTGCACAGCGTCGTGTCGTGGGACTTCGCGATGGCGCTCGTCCCGGGCTGGCACTCGACGCTCTTCGCCCCGTTCTTCGTCGACGGCGCCATCTTCTCGGGCTTCGCCATGGTGCTGATCCTGGTCCTGCCGATGCGGCACTTCTTCAAGCTCCACGCCTACATCCAGGAAAAGCACCTGGACGCGATGGGGAAGCTGATCCTCGTGACGGGCCTCGTGCTGACCTACTTCTACGTCTGCGAGATCTTCACGACGATCTACAGCGGCGACGAGATCGAGAAGGCCTCGCTCTTCTGGAAGGTCACGAAGTCCTACGCGTGGGCCCTGTGGCTCATGTACTTCTGCAACTGCGTCGCGCCGCTGATCCTCTTCTGGAAGAAGGCCCGGACGAGCCCGACGATCCTCTACGTGGTCTCGATCCTCGTCCTGATCGGCATGTGGTTCGAGCGGTTCAACATCATCGTCCCGTCCCTCGGCCACGACTTCTACCCGTACACGTGGGGCATCTTCTATCCGAGCCCGACCGACACGATGATCGTCATCGGCAGCTTCGCGTTCTTCTTCTTCCTGTTCCTCGGCTTCATCAAGCTCATGCCGTCGCTCTCGATCGTCGAGGTGAAGGAGACGATCCCCCTGCCCATGAGGGACCGGAGCCATGCCGGCCACCACTGA
- a CDS encoding DUF3341 domain-containing protein, protein MPATTETILGVFAHVDTTVRALEDLRAKGYHDLTVYTPVPIHEIEEVLERDRPLSRVRLFTLVGGLTGIASAFLLTIWTSLVWGLVTGGKYFQFGPDGIVGSSLPPFFIIAFELMVLFGGVATVIGMALLARLPRFRPSAAFDPRFTNDRFGVAVHVAPGRGGSVREILRTAGAEDVRA, encoded by the coding sequence ATGCCGGCCACCACTGAGACGATCCTCGGCGTCTTCGCCCACGTGGACACGACGGTCCGCGCGCTCGAGGATCTCAGGGCGAAGGGCTATCACGACCTGACGGTCTACACGCCCGTCCCGATCCACGAGATCGAGGAGGTGCTCGAGCGCGACCGCCCCCTCAGCCGCGTGCGCCTCTTCACGCTGGTCGGCGGCCTCACCGGGATCGCCTCGGCCTTCCTGCTGACCATCTGGACGTCGCTCGTGTGGGGGCTCGTCACCGGGGGCAAGTATTTCCAGTTCGGTCCCGACGGCATCGTGGGCTCGTCGCTGCCGCCGTTTTTCATCATCGCGTTCGAGCTGATGGTCCTCTTCGGCGGCGTCGCGACGGTGATCGGCATGGCGCTGCTCGCGCGGTTGCCGCGGTTCCGGCCGAGCGCCGCCTTCGATCCGCGCTTCACGAACGACCGCTTCGGCGTCGCGGTCCACGTGGCGCCCGGCCGCGGCGGGTCCGTGCGCGAGATCCTCCGAACGGCCGGCGCCGAGGACGTGCGGGCGTGA
- a CDS encoding cytochrome c → MKYVFVFMLLVVAVAGGLMGAAVAVRWSDDMTQTPRIVPGERVFAMPRGVVSRGGALVIPREQRDVAAKQPNPVKASPASIAIGRERFATFCVPCHGPEAKGGVTGLVATKFIPTPDLTSADLQKQRTDGYWHSYIVVGGAVMPAYGEALSSEEAWHIVNFLRAVAQK, encoded by the coding sequence GTGAAATACGTCTTCGTCTTCATGCTCCTCGTCGTCGCCGTGGCGGGCGGGCTGATGGGCGCGGCGGTGGCGGTCCGCTGGAGCGACGACATGACCCAGACCCCCAGGATCGTGCCCGGCGAGCGCGTGTTCGCGATGCCCCGCGGCGTGGTCTCGCGCGGCGGTGCGCTCGTCATCCCGCGGGAGCAGCGCGACGTCGCGGCGAAGCAGCCGAACCCGGTGAAGGCGTCGCCGGCGTCGATCGCGATCGGCCGCGAGCGCTTTGCGACGTTCTGCGTGCCCTGCCACGGGCCCGAGGCGAAGGGCGGCGTGACGGGATTGGTCGCGACGAAGTTCATCCCGACGCCCGACCTCACGAGCGCGGACCTCCAGAAGCAGCGGACCGACGGGTACTGGCACAGCTACATCGTCGTCGGCGGCGCGGTGATGCCGGCCTACGGCGAGGCGCTCTCCTCGGAAGAGGCCTGGCACATCGTGAACTTCCTCCGGGCCGTGGCGCAGAAATGA
- the glp gene encoding gephyrin-like molybdotransferase Glp translates to MLSVEEALAQILSRVRPLGTEQVDVLGALGRVLAEPIVARRELPPWPNSSMDGYAIRAEDTRAGGAELAVVGRVIAGDMPSRALHAGEAMRIFTGAPLPAGADAVVPQEDVGADGDRIAVRGRVDRGAYVRPAGEDVRAGDVVVAPGQAAGPAEVGLLATLGYARVRVHRRPRVAILSTGNELAELGTVPRPGQIPNTNTYSLMAQTLEAGAEPVSLGVVPDRLEAIVERLGWAASADVLVSSAGVSVGELDLVREALQRSGAELHLWKVSMRPGKPITFGSLGGRPVFGLPGNPVSAMVTFELFVRPALRRMLGCAATARPRIVARAQGPIGNPGARRGYLRVTLSRDRDGWGARLTGDQGSGILRSMVLADGLAVVSPDTEIPAGGMVEVIVLRGLEPRAENAPDR, encoded by the coding sequence ATGCTGAGCGTCGAAGAGGCGCTGGCGCAGATCCTGTCGCGCGTCCGTCCCCTCGGGACCGAGCAGGTGGACGTCCTGGGCGCGCTCGGCCGCGTGCTGGCCGAGCCGATCGTCGCGCGCCGCGAGCTCCCGCCGTGGCCCAACTCGTCGATGGACGGCTACGCCATCCGCGCCGAAGACACGCGGGCGGGCGGCGCCGAGCTGGCCGTCGTCGGGCGTGTGATCGCGGGCGACATGCCGTCGCGCGCGCTCCACGCGGGGGAGGCGATGCGGATCTTCACCGGCGCCCCGCTGCCCGCGGGCGCGGACGCCGTCGTGCCCCAGGAAGACGTGGGCGCCGACGGCGACCGGATCGCGGTCCGCGGCCGCGTCGATCGCGGCGCCTACGTGCGGCCCGCGGGGGAGGACGTGCGCGCTGGGGACGTCGTCGTCGCGCCGGGGCAGGCGGCGGGCCCGGCGGAGGTGGGGCTTCTCGCCACGCTCGGCTACGCCCGGGTCCGCGTCCACCGCCGCCCGCGCGTCGCGATCCTGTCGACCGGCAACGAGCTCGCCGAGCTCGGCACGGTCCCTCGGCCGGGCCAGATCCCGAACACGAACACCTACTCGCTGATGGCCCAGACGCTCGAGGCCGGCGCCGAGCCCGTGAGCCTGGGCGTCGTGCCCGACCGCCTCGAGGCGATCGTCGAGCGCCTCGGCTGGGCGGCGTCCGCGGACGTCCTCGTGTCCTCGGCCGGCGTCTCGGTCGGCGAGCTCGACCTGGTGCGCGAGGCCCTCCAGCGGAGCGGCGCCGAGCTCCACCTCTGGAAGGTCTCGATGCGCCCCGGCAAGCCGATCACCTTCGGCTCGCTCGGCGGCCGGCCGGTCTTCGGGCTGCCGGGCAACCCCGTGTCCGCGATGGTGACGTTCGAGCTCTTCGTCCGTCCGGCGCTCCGGCGGATGCTGGGGTGCGCGGCGACGGCGAGGCCCCGCATCGTGGCGCGGGCGCAGGGGCCCATCGGCAACCCCGGCGCGCGGCGCGGGTACCTGCGCGTGACGCTCTCGCGCGACCGCGACGGCTGGGGCGCCCGGCTCACGGGCGACCAGGGTTCCGGAATCCTGCGCTCGATGGTGCTCGCCGACGGGCTCGCGGTGGTCTCACCCGACACCGAGATCCCGGCGGGCGGGATGGTGGAGGTGATCGTGCTGCGCGGCCTCGAGCCGCGCGCGGAAAACGCGCCGGACCGTTGA
- the ybgF gene encoding tol-pal system protein YbgF, translating to MNRALGVLAVLALLATGCASRGTVNRLRTDVAKLRSDLTAARAAQAATARDLSQAGRDLEALDARVLELTAGVREVRDELARLGARLDTAEEEIKKARALAEPRPPAVAPAPPAAPAAPPAPPAPPAPAQKRAEPRPAQQVYAAALATFHAREYGQAVLDLTDFIGTHRGHPLAANAQYWIGEAYYVQRDYRQALLEFQKVIEMRAAKVPDALVKVGLCQWSLRDPRRARATWQRVVREYAGTEAARTARTLLRKHAAR from the coding sequence ATGAACCGCGCCCTCGGCGTGCTGGCCGTCCTGGCTCTCCTCGCGACCGGCTGCGCCAGCCGAGGCACGGTGAACCGCCTCCGGACCGACGTCGCCAAGCTCCGCTCCGATCTCACCGCCGCCCGCGCCGCCCAGGCCGCCACGGCCCGCGATCTGTCCCAGGCGGGCCGCGACCTCGAGGCGCTCGACGCGCGGGTGCTCGAGCTCACCGCGGGCGTGCGGGAAGTCCGCGACGAGCTCGCGCGGCTCGGCGCGCGCCTGGACACCGCCGAGGAGGAGATCAAGAAGGCCCGCGCGCTCGCGGAGCCGCGTCCGCCGGCCGTCGCGCCGGCCCCGCCGGCGGCGCCCGCCGCGCCCCCGGCGCCGCCCGCGCCGCCCGCGCCGGCGCAGAAACGCGCCGAGCCGCGCCCGGCGCAGCAGGTGTACGCGGCGGCCCTGGCGACGTTCCACGCGCGCGAGTACGGCCAGGCGGTGCTCGACCTGACCGACTTCATCGGCACGCATCGCGGGCATCCGCTGGCGGCCAACGCGCAGTACTGGATCGGCGAGGCCTACTACGTCCAGCGGGACTACCGGCAGGCGCTCCTCGAGTTCCAGAAGGTGATCGAGATGCGCGCCGCCAAGGTCCCCGACGCGCTCGTGAAGGTCGGCCTGTGCCAGTGGAGCCTGCGCGACCCGCGGCGCGCTCGCGCGACGTGGCAGAGGGTCGTGCGCGAGTACGCGGGCACCGAGGCCGCGCGGACCGCGCGGACGCTCCTCCGCAAGCACGCCGCACGCTAG
- the dprA gene encoding DNA-processing protein DprA: MRPLEPGAPGYPKLLGVVPSPPALWVRGTLGAEDALAIAIVGARRATPYGLATAERIAGELAARGVTIVSGLARGIDSAAHRGALAAGGRTLAVLGCGIDVVYPAENRGLAREIAARGALLSQFAPGMPALPGHFPARNRTLAGLTLGVLVVEAAERSGALITAGFAGDLGREVFAIPGRITSELSAGTNRLIQDGAKLISCWQDIVSELPERWRRAVRSSATHECDAAAPAPESDEGRMLGLLTPDEPQHIEQLIARGGFDPARAAATLVTLELEGRVRQLAGQRWVSSAMGARRT, encoded by the coding sequence ATGCGCCCGCTCGAGCCCGGCGCCCCCGGATATCCCAAGCTGCTCGGCGTCGTCCCGTCGCCGCCCGCACTGTGGGTGCGCGGCACGCTCGGCGCGGAGGACGCGCTGGCGATCGCTATCGTGGGCGCGCGCCGCGCGACGCCGTACGGTCTCGCGACGGCCGAGCGGATCGCCGGCGAGCTCGCCGCGCGCGGCGTGACGATCGTGAGCGGCCTCGCGCGGGGGATCGACAGCGCTGCGCATCGCGGCGCGCTCGCGGCGGGTGGCCGGACGCTCGCGGTGCTCGGGTGCGGCATCGACGTCGTCTATCCGGCCGAGAACCGCGGGCTCGCCCGCGAGATCGCGGCGCGGGGCGCGCTCCTGTCCCAGTTCGCGCCGGGGATGCCCGCGCTGCCGGGCCACTTTCCGGCCCGCAACCGCACGCTGGCCGGGCTCACGCTGGGCGTCCTCGTGGTCGAGGCGGCGGAGCGGAGCGGCGCCCTGATCACCGCGGGTTTCGCGGGCGATCTTGGCCGCGAAGTGTTCGCCATTCCAGGCCGAATCACCTCCGAGCTGTCGGCCGGAACGAACCGGCTCATTCAGGACGGTGCTAAACTGATTTCTTGTTGGCAGGACATCGTGTCAGAATTACCGGAACGGTGGAGGCGTGCGGTGCGAAGCAGTGCGACGCACGAGTGCGACGCGGCGGCGCCTGCACCGGAGAGTGACGAGGGCCGGATGCTCGGGCTCCTGACGCCGGACGAGCCCCAGCACATCGAGCAGCTGATCGCGCGCGGCGGGTTCGATCCCGCACGCGCCGCGGCGACGCTCGTGACCCTCGAGCTCGAAGGCCGGGTCCGGCAGCTCGCGGGACAGCGATGGGTCTCGAGTGCGATGGGAGCGAGGAGAACGTAG
- the topA gene encoding type I DNA topoisomerase, which produces MAKRSLVVVESPTKVKTIQKYLDSHFIVKASMGHVRDLPKSQLGVDTKKGFKPKYVVAPAKKKVLEELKKAAEKVDALYVATDPDREGEAIGWHLAQELGVDKKNVHRITFNEITERAVRAAFAKPGKIDLKLVDAQQARRVLDRLVGYSLSPLLWEKVQRGLSAGRVQSVTVRLIVDREREILAFVPVEYWSLHARLAAALPPEFVATLKEVGGEKASIAGEAEAQALIASLRGVSYVVKSVTRGERRRNPAPPFITSTLQQEAGRKLGFTAKRTMTIAQQLYEGIALGDAGPEGLITYMRTDSVRVAREAQEEARRWITGRLGGEYVPEAPPAYRSRGSAQEAHEAVRPSDVGHDPKSIAQFLRPEQLALYRLIWERFLASQMMPAVYDTVSADIEAGRCLFRAQGATLKFKGFTAVYEESREDEVPSDEDGEGAVPQLREGEVLRLRQLEPKQHFTQPPPRYTEASLIKALEELGIGRPSTYASILGTIINERGYVRRDRKALVPTELGMAVTDKLKPYFPEIMDVEFTAQMEDHLDKVEEGERTWVQTVQEFWDPFKKDLARAKKEMGSEKKGEPTGEVCPECGEELLRRRGRFGMFLACSGYPGCRYTRNLDGSVRAEDQPTGEACPTCGKPMVLKYGRFGKFIACSGYPECKTTKPVTLGIACPEPGCAGQLAERHSRRGRVFYGCSAYPSCTFVVWQRPVPEPCPKCEAPFTTERAVRGRVIRRCAREGCDFEREVESTVA; this is translated from the coding sequence GTGGCCAAGCGATCGTTGGTGGTGGTGGAGTCGCCCACGAAGGTGAAGACGATCCAGAAGTATCTGGACTCGCACTTCATCGTCAAGGCCTCGATGGGCCACGTGCGCGACCTGCCCAAGTCGCAGCTGGGCGTGGACACGAAGAAGGGGTTCAAGCCGAAGTACGTCGTCGCGCCGGCGAAGAAGAAGGTCCTCGAGGAGCTGAAGAAGGCGGCCGAGAAGGTGGACGCGCTTTACGTCGCGACCGACCCCGACCGCGAGGGCGAGGCGATCGGCTGGCACCTCGCGCAGGAGCTCGGCGTCGACAAGAAGAACGTGCACCGGATCACCTTCAACGAGATCACCGAGCGCGCCGTGAGGGCGGCGTTCGCGAAGCCGGGGAAGATCGACCTGAAGCTCGTGGACGCGCAGCAGGCGCGGCGCGTTCTCGACCGGCTCGTGGGCTACAGCCTCTCGCCGCTCCTCTGGGAGAAGGTCCAGCGGGGCCTGTCCGCCGGCCGCGTGCAGTCGGTCACCGTGCGGCTCATCGTGGACCGCGAGCGCGAGATCCTGGCGTTCGTGCCCGTCGAGTACTGGTCGCTCCACGCCCGCCTCGCGGCGGCGCTGCCGCCCGAGTTCGTCGCGACCCTCAAGGAGGTCGGCGGCGAGAAGGCGAGCATCGCCGGCGAGGCCGAGGCCCAGGCGCTGATCGCGTCGCTCCGCGGCGTGTCGTACGTGGTGAAGTCGGTCACCCGGGGCGAGCGCCGCCGGAACCCCGCGCCGCCGTTCATCACGTCGACCCTCCAGCAGGAGGCGGGCCGCAAGCTCGGCTTCACGGCGAAGCGGACGATGACGATCGCCCAGCAGCTCTACGAGGGCATCGCCCTCGGCGACGCGGGTCCCGAGGGCCTCATCACGTACATGCGCACCGACTCGGTCCGCGTGGCGCGGGAGGCGCAGGAGGAGGCGCGCCGGTGGATCACGGGCCGCCTCGGTGGCGAGTACGTGCCCGAGGCGCCGCCCGCCTACCGCTCGCGCGGGAGCGCCCAGGAGGCGCACGAGGCGGTCCGGCCCTCGGACGTGGGCCACGATCCGAAGAGCATCGCGCAGTTCCTGCGGCCGGAGCAGCTCGCGCTCTACCGGCTGATCTGGGAGCGGTTCCTCGCGAGCCAGATGATGCCGGCGGTCTACGACACCGTGAGCGCGGACATCGAGGCCGGCCGCTGCCTCTTCCGCGCGCAGGGCGCGACGCTCAAGTTCAAGGGCTTCACCGCGGTCTACGAGGAGAGCCGCGAGGACGAGGTCCCGAGCGACGAGGACGGCGAGGGCGCGGTGCCGCAGCTCCGCGAAGGCGAGGTCCTGCGCCTGCGGCAGCTCGAGCCCAAGCAGCACTTCACCCAGCCGCCGCCGCGCTACACCGAGGCCTCGCTCATCAAGGCGCTCGAAGAGCTCGGCATCGGGCGGCCGTCCACGTACGCGTCGATCCTCGGCACGATCATCAACGAGCGCGGGTACGTGCGCCGCGACCGCAAGGCCCTCGTGCCGACGGAGCTCGGCATGGCGGTGACCGACAAGCTCAAGCCGTACTTCCCCGAGATCATGGACGTCGAGTTCACCGCGCAGATGGAGGACCACCTCGACAAGGTCGAGGAGGGCGAGCGCACGTGGGTCCAGACCGTGCAGGAGTTCTGGGACCCGTTCAAGAAGGACCTGGCGCGCGCGAAGAAGGAGATGGGCAGCGAGAAGAAGGGCGAGCCGACGGGCGAGGTGTGCCCCGAGTGCGGCGAGGAGCTGCTGCGCCGCCGCGGCCGCTTCGGCATGTTCCTCGCGTGCTCGGGCTACCCGGGCTGCCGGTACACCCGCAACCTCGACGGCAGCGTGCGGGCCGAGGACCAGCCGACGGGCGAGGCGTGCCCGACCTGCGGCAAGCCGATGGTGCTCAAGTACGGGCGGTTCGGCAAGTTCATCGCCTGCTCGGGCTATCCCGAGTGCAAGACCACGAAGCCCGTCACGCTCGGCATCGCGTGCCCCGAGCCCGGCTGCGCCGGCCAGCTCGCGGAGCGGCACTCCCGGCGCGGGCGCGTCTTCTACGGCTGCTCGGCGTACCCGAGCTGCACGTTCGTCGTCTGGCAGCGGCCCGTGCCGGAGCCCTGCCCGAAGTGCGAGGCCCCGTTCACGACCGAGCGCGCCGTGCGCGGTCGCGTGATCCGGCGGTGCGCGCGGGAGGGGTGCGACTTCGAGCGGGAGGTCGAGTCCACGGTCGCATGA